A genomic region of Desulfosarcina ovata subsp. ovata contains the following coding sequences:
- a CDS encoding TetR/AcrR family transcriptional regulator, producing MNNSKTKKSIIRAARDVIAEKGLRDSTISEIAKKANVVDSIIYHYFKNKEDLLFFMVDQEIKAMNRELNYHFKGIIGPISKLGKMIWFHLSLNDTQTKDLRIMKYLMLESRGYSNFFIHKGYRSLKEYTKILKDILIQGVKENFFHENLNTSIVRDMIFGLLDEESINCLGSKGITKTLPDFDNIMALILNMIIKSEKTSLSPDNKKAVKILLAAQAIFSEKGFFNTTMMEIAKLAKVSEGTIYEYYKSKNDLLFSIPRVYIETQDVFLKNVIDNKEPLIKLKNFIYHYFFFFLTNREFLIVYLRDIKLNRQYLSSDLHLEFMQQFSYLNDILDEGKKKGVFNSNVNNRIFINLFVGTFSHLATRWIIVKKVHAIDMMEELSQVVNLLSLAVKKKNEFSMAQVISTFSRP from the coding sequence ATGAACAATAGTAAAACGAAAAAGTCAATTATCCGAGCAGCCAGGGATGTCATCGCTGAAAAAGGCCTGAGGGATTCCACGATATCTGAAATAGCTAAAAAAGCAAATGTTGTTGATTCCATTATATATCACTACTTTAAAAATAAGGAAGATCTGCTTTTTTTTATGGTTGATCAAGAGATTAAAGCCATGAATCGAGAATTAAATTATCATTTTAAAGGAATTATTGGACCCATTTCAAAACTTGGTAAAATGATATGGTTTCATCTTTCTCTGAATGATACGCAAACTAAGGATTTGCGAATAATGAAATATTTGATGCTTGAAAGCCGGGGGTACAGTAATTTCTTCATTCATAAAGGATATCGGTCCTTAAAAGAATATACAAAAATTTTAAAAGATATTCTGATACAAGGGGTTAAAGAGAATTTTTTCCACGAAAATCTGAATACAAGTATAGTTCGGGACATGATTTTTGGATTGCTGGATGAAGAATCCATTAACTGTCTTGGATCAAAAGGTATTACTAAAACACTGCCTGATTTTGACAACATCATGGCATTGATCTTAAACATGATAATAAAAAGTGAAAAAACGTCACTTTCCCCTGATAATAAAAAGGCGGTAAAAATTCTATTGGCAGCACAAGCTATTTTTTCCGAAAAAGGCTTTTTCAATACCACGATGATGGAAATAGCTAAACTTGCTAAAGTATCAGAGGGAACAATTTATGAATATTATAAAAGTAAAAACGATCTGCTTTTCAGTATTCCAAGGGTATATATCGAAACGCAAGACGTTTTTTTAAAGAATGTGATAGACAATAAGGAGCCGTTAATAAAGCTCAAAAACTTCATTTACCATTATTTCTTCTTTTTTCTGACGAATCGTGAATTCTTAATAGTCTATCTGCGGGATATAAAACTTAACAGACAATATCTGTCCAGCGATTTACATCTTGAATTTATGCAACAATTTAGCTACCTGAATGACATTCTGGATGAAGGGAAAAAAAAGGGTGTTTTCAATTCTAATGTTAATAACAGGATTTTTATCAATCTTTTTGTCGGCACGTTTTCGCATTTGGCCACAAGATGGATAATTGTAAAAAAGGTGCACGCCATCGATATGATGGAAGAATTAAGCCAGGTTGTTAATCTTTTAAGTTTAGCGGTAAAGAAAAAGAATGAATTTTCCATGGCACAGGTAATAAGTACCTTTTCACGCCCTTGA
- a CDS encoding SDR family NAD(P)-dependent oxidoreductase, with the protein MDGVENKVAVIAGGTDQIGQAISLALANGGAKVAVCDVNQKQVDSIVEKIKEKGQQAIGLAMDPSKPEKVKEAIDKIKAEFGVIDILVNNVDDSEGWEIADVLDDRWRKSVDKNLNAVFYFCREIIPGMRKNKYGRVVNITSIDYLGWCKGKVNISATKSAVFGLTRSLALEGAKDNVTTNCVIKGDIAESDLPKDKSEKMASRLPVKRLGKTEDIARTVGFFASQKSKYITGQMLFACGGKSLYSSLSV; encoded by the coding sequence ATGGATGGTGTAGAAAACAAAGTAGCGGTAATTGCCGGCGGAACAGATCAGATAGGCCAGGCCATCAGTCTCGCTCTTGCTAATGGGGGCGCGAAGGTTGCCGTCTGTGATGTCAACCAAAAGCAGGTGGACAGCATCGTTGAAAAAATCAAGGAAAAAGGTCAGCAGGCAATCGGGTTGGCAATGGACCCTTCAAAACCTGAAAAGGTCAAAGAGGCGATTGACAAAATCAAGGCGGAGTTTGGTGTGATTGATATCCTCGTTAATAATGTCGACGATTCAGAAGGATGGGAGATCGCTGACGTGTTGGACGACCGTTGGAGAAAATCCGTTGATAAAAACTTAAACGCGGTTTTTTATTTCTGCCGGGAGATTATACCGGGAATGCGTAAAAATAAGTATGGACGGGTTGTCAATATAACAAGTATCGACTATCTTGGATGGTGCAAAGGAAAAGTGAATATCTCGGCTACAAAATCAGCAGTCTTCGGCCTGACAAGATCCTTGGCACTCGAAGGGGCGAAAGACAATGTGACGACTAACTGTGTAATCAAAGGTGATATCGCCGAGTCTGATCTACCGAAAGATAAATCAGAGAAAATGGCTTCACGTTTGCCTGTGAAAAGACTTGGCAAGACCGAGGACATAGCCAGAACAGTAGGCTTTTTTGCTTCACAGAAATCCAAATATATTACTGGCCAGATGTTATTTGCTTGTGGCGGGAAAAGCTTATATTCCTCTCTGTCCGTTTAA
- a CDS encoding SDR family NAD(P)-dependent oxidoreductase → MSIKNRVALITGSGSGMGKQTAMRMAEKGAKVVINDIVAEKVNETVTEFKDMGFDVIGKVADICDKTSVENMFKETVDTFGSIDILVNNAGMERAGALRKLTEEDWNITINVNLKGTFLCSQAAHNYMVEKTHGRIINIASRAWLGGPGQAPYSSAKAGVVALTRTLALELGRKGITANCIAPGLIHTPLWDELPEKNRNFLISKQPTGNLGEVDDIAYAVLFLADDDTSFVTGQVLYVCGGRSLFSG, encoded by the coding sequence ATGAGTATTAAAAATAGAGTCGCCCTGATAACAGGGTCGGGTAGTGGTATGGGAAAGCAAACTGCTATGAGAATGGCCGAAAAAGGCGCCAAGGTCGTTATCAATGATATTGTTGCCGAAAAAGTAAATGAAACGGTAACAGAATTTAAAGATATGGGATTCGATGTCATAGGAAAGGTTGCAGATATTTGTGATAAGACCTCCGTTGAAAACATGTTCAAAGAAACTGTCGATACTTTCGGAAGTATTGACATTCTGGTGAATAATGCAGGAATGGAACGGGCTGGCGCTTTAAGAAAACTCACTGAAGAAGACTGGAATATTACCATCAATGTCAATTTGAAGGGGACTTTCCTGTGCAGCCAGGCAGCTCATAATTACATGGTTGAAAAAACGCACGGCAGAATTATAAACATAGCATCACGTGCGTGGCTGGGTGGGCCCGGACAAGCCCCTTACTCTTCTGCGAAAGCAGGCGTGGTCGCTCTGACCAGGACGCTGGCTCTCGAACTCGGCAGAAAAGGCATTACCGCAAACTGTATTGCACCTGGTCTAATTCATACACCACTGTGGGATGAACTTCCAGAAAAAAACAGGAATTTTTTAATCAGTAAACAACCAACGGGAAATTTAGGTGAGGTGGATGATATCGCCTACGCAGTGCTTTTTCTCGCTGATGATGACACCAGTTTTGTTACCGGGCAGGTATTATATGTATGCGGTGGCAGAAGCCTTTTTTCAGGATGA
- a CDS encoding acyl-CoA dehydrogenase family protein, which produces MDFSISEEYMMLKEATAEFVKREMLPLDKVLLERELSLWTEPGPLIPQEDHDRLMQKTKELGFWGLEVEEKFGGQGLGMLAKTLVVEELSKSLVGFSHHGFTLPPDAPNLYYLHECCSENQREKYFEPYCSANLDSAMACSEPDAGSDVSGLKTTAVRKGDKWVINGAKMWISKCDYPEVFFIVIAVTDKEASSKNRFTAFLIDRETPGLKIGREIPVIGAMPTWDLFLEDVEVGDDAVLGEVGQAFIPLQNRFGVRRIEIAAHCTGMAERLIQMMIDQANTRITFGKPLAARQTVQNWIADSTIELESVRWPLYYAAWKSDQGYKDLRIEGSSIKVAATEMLTKVADRAIQAHGGLGLSHELGIEYAARMVRLWRILEGPSEIHRMAVARTLLREKKPYNPFLLKKEG; this is translated from the coding sequence ATGGATTTTTCGATATCTGAAGAGTACATGATGCTTAAGGAGGCGACGGCAGAATTTGTAAAACGCGAGATGTTGCCATTGGATAAAGTGCTTCTTGAGCGGGAACTATCTTTGTGGACCGAACCGGGCCCATTGATCCCTCAGGAAGACCATGATAGGCTAATGCAAAAAACAAAAGAGCTCGGCTTTTGGGGACTGGAAGTCGAAGAGAAATTCGGCGGACAAGGCCTTGGAATGCTAGCCAAGACACTGGTTGTAGAGGAGTTATCAAAGTCTTTGGTCGGGTTTTCTCATCACGGATTCACGCTGCCGCCTGATGCGCCCAATCTATATTATCTGCATGAGTGTTGTTCCGAAAACCAGAGAGAAAAATACTTTGAGCCCTATTGTAGCGCTAATCTTGATTCAGCCATGGCATGCTCTGAACCCGACGCTGGCTCCGACGTCAGCGGTTTGAAAACAACGGCGGTACGTAAGGGTGACAAGTGGGTGATAAACGGCGCAAAGATGTGGATTAGTAAATGTGACTATCCTGAAGTTTTTTTTATAGTGATCGCCGTTACAGACAAGGAAGCGTCATCTAAGAATAGATTTACGGCGTTCCTTATTGATCGCGAGACACCGGGTTTAAAAATTGGTCGTGAAATCCCTGTTATCGGCGCCATGCCGACATGGGACCTATTTCTGGAGGATGTAGAGGTTGGGGACGATGCCGTGCTTGGAGAAGTCGGTCAGGCATTCATACCATTGCAGAATCGCTTCGGGGTGCGCAGAATTGAAATTGCGGCCCATTGTACCGGAATGGCCGAGAGATTAATTCAGATGATGATAGATCAGGCTAATACCCGGATTACATTCGGAAAGCCACTGGCAGCGCGCCAAACGGTCCAGAACTGGATTGCAGATTCAACAATAGAACTGGAAAGCGTTCGCTGGCCGCTCTATTACGCAGCCTGGAAGTCCGATCAGGGCTACAAAGACCTGCGTATTGAAGGGTCATCCATAAAAGTGGCTGCAACCGAGATGCTGACTAAAGTGGCCGATAGAGCGATACAGGCCCATGGCGGTCTTGGTCTTTCACATGAACTTGGGATTGAGTATGCTGCTCGTATGGTCAGATTGTGGCGGATTCTCGAGGGCCCCTCGGAAATTCATAGAATGGCTGTTGCAAGGACATTGCTTAGGGAGAAAAAACCATATAATCCGTTTTTATTAAAAAAGGAGGGATAA
- a CDS encoding enoyl-CoA hydratase/isomerase family protein has product MGVDFKKENHVAYITLNRPEAMNSLDPESMDQLVDIWSTVKNDPDIRVAVLTGTGQKAFSTGTDMKKTPPPKECMASIYLRDGQPIIPHMKMWKPIIAAINGYAVGGGLEMALACDLRIASSNAKFGLTEVKVASLAGLNGTQCLPRAIPLSVAMKMMLTGDLIDAQEALRIGLVSDIVEPDELIGLARKYAEKIANNAPLSVKAVKQAVVMGMDLPLDHGLAFAHLLWGVLRDTEDRKEGFQAFAEKRAPEYKGK; this is encoded by the coding sequence ATGGGTGTTGATTTCAAGAAAGAAAACCATGTCGCCTATATTACGTTGAACAGACCGGAAGCAATGAATTCTTTGGATCCCGAATCAATGGATCAATTGGTTGATATTTGGAGCACGGTCAAAAATGATCCTGACATTCGAGTGGCGGTGCTAACCGGTACCGGTCAGAAAGCATTCTCCACCGGGACGGATATGAAGAAAACGCCGCCCCCGAAAGAGTGCATGGCGTCAATCTATTTGCGAGACGGACAGCCGATCATTCCCCACATGAAAATGTGGAAACCCATCATTGCAGCAATAAACGGTTATGCCGTCGGTGGCGGACTCGAAATGGCCTTGGCATGCGATTTGAGGATAGCAAGTTCCAACGCCAAGTTTGGATTGACAGAAGTCAAAGTGGCCAGCCTCGCCGGACTGAATGGGACCCAGTGTTTACCGCGAGCCATTCCACTATCAGTTGCCATGAAGATGATGTTAACCGGTGATTTGATCGATGCTCAAGAAGCACTCAGAATCGGTCTCGTTAGCGATATAGTCGAGCCTGATGAATTGATAGGCTTGGCCAGAAAATATGCCGAGAAAATTGCAAACAACGCACCGCTCAGCGTTAAGGCCGTTAAGCAGGCAGTTGTTATGGGGATGGATTTACCGTTGGACCACGGCCTTGCCTTCGCCCATTTGTTATGGGGTGTTTTACGAGATACCGAGGACCGCAAGGAAGGGTTTCAGGCTTTTGCAGAAAAGCGGGCACCTGAATACAAGGGCAAATAG
- a CDS encoding electron transfer flavoprotein subunit beta/FixA family protein — translation MHIVVLAKVVPDYEVPAGDFELTNSRAHARYKRMMGLYDENAIESGVQLKEKYSSSLTIVSYGIKGDIQILRKAVAMGGEKLSLVVGNSDDPHIIAANLKMAIDKLEDVDLVLAGQQSADMDRGIVHGMLAEMLGFTFIPQVAKIEQDGDQWKVIQNTESGSSELKCGGKAVLSITSVPENVPRIPVVRSIFAAKKKPVDTLSEIEGDAMLIDEVLVNIPKMESVCEFLPAEDDMAETAKILLSKLREERLI, via the coding sequence ATGCATATCGTTGTATTGGCAAAAGTCGTCCCGGATTACGAAGTCCCTGCCGGTGATTTTGAACTGACAAATAGTCGCGCCCACGCTCGGTACAAGCGGATGATGGGTCTCTATGATGAGAATGCAATCGAATCGGGCGTACAACTAAAAGAAAAATATTCCTCATCGCTTACCATTGTATCTTATGGAATCAAGGGAGATATCCAGATTTTGAGAAAAGCAGTGGCCATGGGTGGTGAAAAGCTCAGCCTTGTCGTGGGAAATTCAGATGATCCTCACATAATAGCCGCCAATCTTAAAATGGCCATCGACAAACTGGAAGATGTTGATTTGGTACTGGCAGGCCAGCAATCGGCGGATATGGACAGAGGTATTGTCCATGGCATGCTGGCCGAGATGCTCGGTTTTACTTTTATCCCTCAGGTTGCCAAAATCGAACAGGATGGTGACCAATGGAAAGTTATTCAAAACACCGAAAGCGGATCCAGTGAACTTAAATGTGGTGGGAAAGCTGTATTATCGATTACCAGCGTTCCGGAAAACGTTCCTCGAATTCCAGTGGTCAGATCAATTTTTGCAGCCAAAAAAAAGCCTGTGGATACGCTATCAGAAATCGAAGGCGATGCGATGCTCATCGATGAAGTTTTGGTTAATATTCCAAAAATGGAATCTGTGTGTGAATTCCTGCCGGCGGAAGATGACATGGCGGAAACCGCTAAAATTTTGCTGAGTAAATTGAGGGAGGAACGGCTCATATGA
- a CDS encoding electron transfer flavoprotein subunit alpha/FixB family protein: protein MRTLIVEMIEPKRLGELVTVSREFCEQPDIVAVGTGQIPGSFAKAYQVEDTVAANLVSDLASLIVNEGYEVILLTASTLGSGIAAPLSVKLSAPVVSEVIRIQPDLVVERPLYGGKAVASYKLNKMPAILTIRRKYFEAADLQGFTDSSLLSITEKKVELIAEKEEKTEGIPLEDAEVIVSGGRGIGTAENFSILQDLADLLNGAVGASRGAVDEGWAQPTQQVGQTGKIVAPSVYFALGISGASQHLAGIANAKCVVAINKDEEANIFKRARFGIVSDYKKIVPVLIETLKEEA from the coding sequence ATGAGAACCCTGATTGTTGAAATGATCGAGCCAAAGAGGCTTGGTGAACTGGTAACAGTGAGCAGGGAATTTTGTGAACAGCCTGATATTGTTGCCGTGGGAACTGGGCAAATCCCCGGTTCATTTGCCAAAGCATACCAGGTGGAGGATACCGTCGCTGCAAATTTGGTTTCAGATCTTGCTTCATTGATCGTGAATGAGGGTTATGAAGTTATCTTATTGACCGCTTCAACCCTTGGTTCCGGGATTGCGGCCCCGCTTTCCGTTAAACTATCAGCGCCGGTAGTTTCAGAAGTGATCAGAATCCAGCCGGATCTTGTTGTTGAAAGGCCCTTGTATGGGGGAAAAGCGGTGGCATCCTATAAGCTCAACAAAATGCCCGCCATATTGACCATCCGGCGGAAATATTTTGAAGCAGCCGATTTGCAGGGATTTACTGATTCATCGTTGCTCTCCATTACTGAAAAAAAAGTCGAGTTGATCGCCGAAAAGGAAGAAAAAACGGAGGGAATTCCCCTTGAGGATGCGGAAGTCATAGTATCCGGAGGCAGGGGAATCGGTACAGCGGAAAATTTTTCCATACTCCAGGATCTGGCCGATCTTCTCAATGGCGCCGTTGGAGCATCCAGAGGCGCCGTTGACGAAGGATGGGCGCAGCCGACACAGCAGGTTGGACAAACTGGCAAAATTGTGGCCCCTAGTGTTTATTTTGCGCTGGGTATATCCGGAGCCAGCCAGCATCTGGCAGGCATTGCAAACGCCAAATGTGTTGTTGCCATCAATAAGGATGAAGAGGCCAATATCTTCAAACGTGCGAGATTCGGAATTGTCAGCGATTATAAAAAAATTGTGCCTGTTCTGATCGAAACCCTCAAAGAGGAAGCTTAA
- a CDS encoding heterodisulfide reductase-related iron-sulfur binding cluster, whose amino-acid sequence MGRIPYWNINLGILIDAFAVPMIVIFVYGMYGHWKRIRQGKVRINPDLSKSAGKIGPVYIYALLTKGILGTRIYKKIYTGVAHGGLFWGMVILLLGTILVFLNVLFGLPVFRGGFNRWFMSFALDLAGIAVICGILFFLFRRLVFPPERLTEPKARTGFSPIVLLLGVVILTGFVVEGGRIACNGIDNGSFIGNYLSMMFGKTDAWLTVHRYMWWIHGLLALGFLAYIPYSPLVHLVLVPVNAALADPMPGTKMGLIDFSSFEDEESEEMPVLGAATLADFSQKRLLDYSTCLWCGRCHEVCPAAQTGKPLSPKGVIITLAESLQDGHVEDDSLIDSLTSEALFCCTTCAACMEACPALINQPKTIMKFRQNLVMERSEIPEMMGKANSSLELRGHPFFGTGAGPRDWCKDLNVPVFEEGKTEYLLWIGCSVTYEERAQQIAGSMVKILSHAGTSFGILEDFRCTGDPAKQMGNEFLFAELAQQNIEDFSDMGIKKIITMCPHCYNSFTRHYPKLGGNYQVIPHSLFLKSLLKAGRLRLNRESKTICYHDPCYLGRRNAIYDEPRDVVNSMGKLVEMARNRNESFCCGGGGGNYWAEEVGTRINQVRAKEALDTGADFIATSCPFCLLMLTDGAKKFTEDQKIFDIAELVALQLEER is encoded by the coding sequence ATGGGACGTATACCTTATTGGAACATCAATCTGGGTATTCTCATTGATGCGTTCGCGGTGCCGATGATCGTCATTTTTGTCTATGGGATGTATGGACATTGGAAACGCATACGCCAGGGCAAGGTCAGGATCAATCCGGATTTATCAAAATCTGCTGGAAAAATCGGCCCGGTTTATATTTACGCCCTGCTTACAAAAGGAATCCTGGGAACCCGGATATACAAAAAAATCTACACCGGGGTTGCCCATGGGGGGCTGTTCTGGGGAATGGTTATTCTGTTACTGGGAACCATTTTGGTATTTTTAAACGTGCTGTTCGGTTTACCCGTTTTCCGCGGCGGATTTAACCGCTGGTTTATGTCATTTGCACTTGATTTAGCCGGGATTGCCGTTATTTGCGGTATTCTTTTTTTCCTGTTTAGAAGATTGGTATTTCCTCCTGAAAGGTTGACCGAGCCAAAAGCCCGAACAGGATTTTCGCCGATCGTTTTACTGCTCGGGGTGGTTATCCTTACCGGTTTCGTGGTGGAAGGCGGTAGAATCGCCTGCAACGGGATCGACAACGGATCCTTTATCGGCAATTATCTGTCGATGATGTTCGGCAAGACCGATGCGTGGCTTACCGTGCACCGTTATATGTGGTGGATCCATGGTCTTCTTGCGCTTGGTTTTCTGGCTTATATCCCATACTCGCCACTGGTGCATCTGGTTCTGGTACCCGTAAATGCGGCGCTGGCCGATCCGATGCCGGGCACAAAAATGGGCCTCATTGATTTTTCCTCCTTTGAGGACGAGGAGAGTGAGGAGATGCCTGTACTGGGCGCTGCCACATTGGCAGATTTCAGCCAAAAAAGATTACTCGATTATTCAACCTGCCTGTGGTGTGGTCGATGTCATGAGGTTTGTCCGGCGGCACAAACCGGAAAACCATTGTCACCCAAGGGTGTCATCATTACGCTCGCCGAATCCTTACAAGATGGTCACGTGGAAGATGATTCTTTAATTGATTCATTGACCAGTGAAGCACTTTTTTGCTGTACAACCTGTGCCGCCTGCATGGAGGCATGTCCGGCCCTGATTAATCAGCCCAAAACGATCATGAAGTTCAGGCAAAATCTCGTCATGGAGCGCTCCGAAATTCCCGAAATGATGGGCAAGGCCAACAGCAGTCTGGAACTTCGGGGCCATCCGTTTTTTGGTACCGGCGCCGGTCCGAGAGATTGGTGTAAAGATCTGAATGTTCCGGTTTTCGAAGAGGGAAAAACTGAATATTTACTGTGGATCGGCTGTTCAGTTACCTATGAAGAACGCGCCCAACAGATTGCCGGATCGATGGTGAAGATATTATCACATGCTGGTACCTCATTCGGAATTCTTGAGGATTTCCGCTGTACAGGGGATCCTGCCAAGCAGATGGGCAACGAATTCCTGTTTGCAGAACTCGCTCAGCAGAATATTGAAGATTTTTCAGATATGGGTATAAAAAAGATCATTACCATGTGCCCGCATTGCTATAACAGTTTCACCCGCCACTATCCGAAGCTGGGAGGCAATTACCAGGTTATTCCGCATTCGCTGTTTCTAAAATCGCTGTTAAAAGCCGGCCGGTTGCGCCTTAACAGAGAATCAAAAACGATATGTTATCATGATCCCTGCTATCTTGGACGGCGCAACGCCATCTACGATGAACCGCGCGACGTGGTCAATTCAATGGGGAAATTGGTGGAAATGGCGCGTAATCGTAACGAAAGCTTCTGCTGCGGCGGTGGCGGCGGAAACTACTGGGCTGAAGAGGTGGGAACCAGGATTAACCAGGTGAGAGCCAAAGAGGCCCTCGATACGGGGGCTGACTTTATCGCAACATCCTGTCCGTTCTGTCTTCTCATGTTGACCGATGGCGCCAAAAAGTTTACCGAAGATCAGAAGATATTCGATATCGCCGAACTGGTCGCGCTGCAACTCGAGGAAAGATAA
- a CDS encoding NAD(P)/FAD-dependent oxidoreductase, producing the protein MVDYDVVVIGSGPAGSVAAKTLVDAGLKVVMLEQKKLPRYKMCTGMLFPGAQAFLAERYGEIPDRILSLPNKWYGYKIFPTEDTAADECMKVFFPIAPLSEPGLPQGIVNTWRDRLDYWLTERSGAEVKDECDFKSFSIEDDIITVNAVLKENAPVGFRTKFMIGADGASSKVRGVLFPQFDKKISWFPCYEQWYHGTIDFDPEWLYGFLDPKFTGLYSCIYKKDDFLLQVTCGREGQSIKQLHNNFYHYLKKVHNLNVKEIVKEHGVRINDMGPIGAFCLGKDNILAAGDAGGFVYPFGEGITGAFISGEIAAQAIIKSLESNEKAIDHYSVMIEKEVNRTKAAHTFAGKTGMDVFQEKEQK; encoded by the coding sequence ATGGTTGATTATGATGTTGTCGTAATCGGCAGCGGTCCTGCGGGTTCCGTGGCGGCAAAAACCCTGGTGGATGCGGGATTGAAAGTTGTCATGCTGGAGCAGAAGAAATTACCCCGCTACAAGATGTGCACAGGCATGCTGTTCCCGGGAGCCCAGGCTTTTTTGGCTGAACGCTATGGAGAAATTCCGGATCGTATATTGTCCCTTCCCAACAAGTGGTACGGGTATAAAATATTCCCGACAGAAGATACTGCGGCGGATGAATGCATGAAAGTATTTTTCCCCATAGCGCCACTTTCGGAACCCGGTTTACCTCAGGGGATTGTTAATACATGGCGGGATCGTCTCGACTACTGGCTGACGGAAAGATCAGGAGCCGAGGTAAAAGATGAATGTGATTTTAAAAGCTTCTCTATTGAAGATGATATCATTACAGTCAATGCTGTTTTAAAAGAAAATGCCCCTGTCGGGTTCAGAACTAAATTCATGATTGGCGCTGATGGTGCATCATCGAAAGTACGGGGTGTACTTTTTCCTCAATTCGATAAAAAAATTTCATGGTTTCCATGTTATGAACAGTGGTATCATGGAACAATAGACTTTGATCCTGAATGGTTATATGGATTTCTTGACCCTAAGTTCACGGGATTATATTCATGCATATATAAAAAGGACGATTTCCTTCTTCAGGTAACATGCGGCAGAGAAGGACAAAGCATAAAACAATTGCACAACAATTTTTATCATTACCTTAAGAAGGTCCACAACCTTAACGTAAAGGAAATAGTTAAAGAGCATGGCGTTAGAATAAACGATATGGGTCCTATAGGCGCATTCTGTTTAGGTAAAGATAATATCCTGGCCGCCGGTGATGCCGGTGGCTTTGTTTATCCATTTGGAGAAGGTATTACAGGTGCGTTCATTTCAGGTGAAATTGCCGCTCAAGCAATTATTAAGAGTCTGGAAAGCAACGAAAAGGCGATTGATCATTATTCCGTTATGATTGAAAAGGAGGTCAATAGAACGAAAGCGGCGCATACTTTTGCAGGTAAAACGGGAATGGATGTGTTCCAGGAAAAGGAGCAAAAATGA
- a CDS encoding TRAP transporter substrate-binding protein, producing the protein MKNRVFIRSTYRFLIITLGLGILLFISGSIQAEATQKIKLSLSSNLSPASCLELAADKFKDIVEKKSNGNITIIRYPSGELYDSKSEIEAIVNGSVDMALLHVAYVGARSPALEFISSFGAQGCWDDYEHFYRFLDMPEVCKIAANEFKNQLNAKLLAPVSYGTSVVGTNKKTIHTVADYKNLKMRTGGSAQAAMYKALGAIPVELSIKEVFMALQRGTIDGVCTGPSRFYFSKMYEAAPYIIQDYTSPFLQFWFAMNMNKWQKLSLENQNILKDSAQEIALWTRNYVTKETEQIFQKFKNGLIKEMNFLSNDERARLKKLVYPAMHEFTVRRCGKNMGEKLWGYMIQARNK; encoded by the coding sequence ATGAAAAACAGGGTATTTATTCGATCAACTTACCGTTTTTTGATCATTACGCTGGGACTGGGGATTTTACTCTTCATTAGCGGGTCGATTCAAGCCGAAGCCACCCAAAAAATTAAACTGAGCCTGTCAAGCAATCTGTCACCCGCCAGTTGTTTAGAGCTGGCAGCCGATAAATTCAAGGACATTGTTGAAAAAAAGAGCAATGGCAACATCACTATTATCCGTTACCCTTCCGGTGAGCTATACGATTCAAAAAGCGAAATCGAGGCTATCGTGAATGGCAGCGTTGACATGGCATTATTACATGTGGCTTATGTTGGTGCAAGATCACCGGCGCTTGAGTTTATCAGTTCATTCGGAGCACAGGGGTGCTGGGATGATTATGAGCATTTTTACAGATTTCTGGATATGCCTGAGGTATGCAAGATTGCAGCCAACGAGTTTAAAAACCAATTAAACGCCAAGCTCCTGGCACCCGTGTCTTATGGCACTTCGGTGGTCGGCACTAATAAAAAAACGATTCATACAGTGGCCGACTATAAAAATTTGAAGATGAGAACAGGTGGATCCGCACAGGCAGCCATGTATAAGGCACTTGGTGCCATACCCGTCGAATTAAGCATAAAAGAGGTTTTTATGGCACTTCAAAGAGGGACTATCGATGGCGTCTGTACAGGTCCCAGCCGGTTTTATTTTTCAAAAATGTATGAGGCCGCACCCTATATTATTCAGGATTACACCAGCCCCTTTCTTCAATTCTGGTTTGCGATGAACATGAATAAATGGCAAAAACTATCACTCGAAAACCAAAATATTCTGAAAGATTCCGCTCAGGAAATTGCGCTATGGACCCGGAACTATGTTACCAAGGAAACAGAACAGATATTTCAGAAATTTAAAAACGGGCTTATAAAAGAGATGAATTTTTTATCCAATGATGAAAGAGCCAGGTTGAAAAAGCTTGTCTATCCGGCGATGCATGAATTTACAGTCCGGAGATGCGGTAAAAATATGGGCGAAAAATTGTGGGGTTATATGATTCAGGCCAGAAATAAATAA